In the genome of Myxococcus stipitatus, one region contains:
- a CDS encoding methyl-accepting chemotaxis protein, translated as MSTPPLPTSGALFWRMYLLRSLITTVGFCPALYVDMQLLSLEGPHAMRILLGVITPLVLGLCAVAQPVVVIPWLLKRAMASQGQERVERFIRIPFMLAFVESMFSWFLGGVLFNGGVALLLDRPLSVVPVGVAVSVSAGLFTSPLLYMLYEQVLMPTVLDAYRRAPSSRPAGAGFAPRQLWLLPATVVSALLVTCLTSIVTLNLRLERELAALATDIEVSGATASADRVRATVAPLQRDLVLPVVMFAGYAALGSILTAAWAARRLAKGSRAVGESLEALVEGRAAPPRWVSTDELGDLAATTWQLYQRLQELPRSLSSSAGDLAQAGTRLSEASNQQNQTLSRQAAALHQARATAQEIQQASHVAASRATSILQVAERAASVGRLGEESLLGTEKGLASIRDIAAGLHEQMQDLERRAREVGRVSEVVKALADQSHMLAINAAIEATRAGEHGKGFGVVARQMRELADQSVQATNQVRGLLETMAAAATEATEMTDRGTAGVETALQPLRTSGERLRELAALSRESSAAVRQIAEAVAQQHQGVDQLFAAVRELDELTTDTLRHLDTTQQAATAVTQATGQVAQLAQRYV; from the coding sequence ATGTCCACTCCTCCGCTTCCGACCTCTGGCGCGCTGTTCTGGCGGATGTACCTCCTGCGGTCGCTCATCACGACGGTGGGTTTCTGTCCGGCCCTCTACGTGGACATGCAATTGCTGTCACTGGAGGGGCCGCACGCGATGCGCATCCTCCTGGGGGTCATCACGCCCCTGGTGCTGGGGTTGTGCGCGGTGGCGCAGCCGGTGGTTGTGATTCCCTGGCTCCTGAAGCGGGCCATGGCCTCGCAGGGGCAGGAGCGCGTGGAGCGGTTCATCCGCATCCCGTTCATGCTCGCGTTCGTGGAGTCGATGTTCTCGTGGTTCCTGGGCGGGGTGCTCTTCAACGGCGGGGTGGCGCTGCTGCTGGACCGTCCGCTGTCGGTGGTGCCGGTGGGCGTGGCGGTGTCGGTGAGCGCGGGCCTGTTCACCAGCCCCCTGCTCTACATGCTCTACGAGCAGGTGCTGATGCCCACGGTGCTGGATGCGTACCGGCGCGCGCCAAGCTCTCGTCCGGCGGGAGCGGGCTTCGCGCCCCGGCAGCTGTGGCTCTTGCCCGCCACCGTCGTGTCCGCGCTGCTCGTCACGTGTCTGACGAGCATCGTCACGCTGAACCTGCGGTTGGAGCGGGAGCTGGCCGCGCTGGCGACGGACATCGAGGTCAGCGGGGCCACGGCGTCCGCCGACCGCGTGCGCGCCACGGTGGCGCCGCTGCAGCGGGACCTGGTGCTGCCCGTGGTGATGTTCGCGGGCTACGCGGCGCTGGGCTCCATCCTCACCGCGGCGTGGGCCGCGCGGCGGCTGGCCAAGGGCTCGCGCGCGGTGGGTGAGTCGCTGGAGGCGCTGGTGGAGGGCCGCGCCGCGCCGCCGCGCTGGGTGTCCACGGACGAGCTGGGCGACCTGGCCGCGACCACGTGGCAGCTGTATCAGCGTCTGCAGGAGCTGCCGCGCTCCCTGAGCTCGTCGGCCGGAGACCTGGCGCAGGCGGGCACGCGGCTGTCGGAGGCGAGCAACCAGCAGAACCAGACGCTGTCGCGGCAGGCCGCGGCGCTGCACCAGGCGCGCGCCACCGCGCAGGAGATTCAGCAGGCGTCGCACGTGGCAGCCTCGCGCGCCACCAGCATCCTCCAGGTCGCCGAGCGCGCCGCGTCCGTGGGCCGGCTGGGCGAGGAGTCCCTGCTCGGCACGGAGAAGGGCCTGGCCTCCATCCGGGACATCGCCGCCGGGCTGCACGAGCAGATGCAGGACCTGGAGCGCCGCGCGCGCGAGGTGGGCCGCGTGTCGGAGGTCGTCAAGGCGCTGGCGGACCAGTCGCACATGCTGGCCATCAACGCGGCCATCGAGGCCACGCGCGCCGGCGAGCACGGCAAGGGCTTTGGCGTGGTGGCGCGGCAGATGCGCGAGCTGGCGGACCAGTCCGTCCAGGCCACCAACCAGGTGCGCGGCCTGCTGGAGACGATGGCCGCCGCCGCCACGGAGGCCACGGAGATGACGGACCGGGGCACCGCGGGCGTGGAGACCGCGCTGCAGCCCCTGCGCACCAGCGGCGAGCGGCTGCGGGAGCTGGCCGCGCTGTCTCGCGAGTCCTCGGCCGCCGTGCGGCAGATCGCCGAGGCCGTGGCCCAGCAGCACCAGGGCGTGGACCAGCTCTTCGCCGCCGTGCGCGAGCTGGACGAGCTGACGACGGACACCCTGCGCCACCTGGACACCACCCAGCAGGCCGCCACCGCCGTCACCCAGGCCACGGGCCAGGTGGCCCAGCTGGCCCAGCGCTACGTCTGA
- a CDS encoding Kelch repeat-containing protein translates to MKAVLRFAGILGLVMGLPLFACLDVDEATQGFCRENPLAEGCTGWGEGSPMATPRASHTATLLDDGRVMVVGGLTGSSTRTQKVEIYDPTTNRWKDLSELKTARSDHTATLLPGDQVLVVGGRGPDGEALDSAELYNPVTNKWTDAGTLVSGARASHAALELPATEEILVVGGGTGPNGGLKSADIYSCRDGSWRRAAELNVPRNALSLTLVNGKAVAIGGFNETGALGSMEVYDPNQPDSGWKPLPKSLSVKRNGHVATPLGEGRVLVTGSVEGAASAGVELLDMHGLSSVTALESMKEARFGHTATELFSGQVLVTGGWKDSKEETPRASAELYTPGRGWTLIAPMTTARAFHTATLLDSGQVLVVGGFAPMGVGIVPTTELYNPPAE, encoded by the coding sequence ATGAAGGCGGTGCTTCGCTTCGCGGGAATTCTGGGGCTCGTGATGGGCCTTCCCCTCTTCGCGTGTCTCGACGTTGATGAGGCCACCCAGGGGTTCTGCCGCGAGAACCCCCTCGCGGAGGGCTGCACGGGCTGGGGAGAGGGGAGCCCGATGGCGACCCCGCGTGCATCCCATACCGCGACGCTGCTCGATGACGGCAGGGTGATGGTCGTGGGAGGACTGACGGGGTCATCGACCAGGACCCAGAAGGTGGAGATCTACGACCCCACGACGAATCGCTGGAAGGACTTGTCGGAGCTGAAGACCGCTCGTTCAGACCACACCGCCACGCTCTTGCCGGGAGATCAGGTGCTGGTCGTGGGCGGCCGGGGCCCCGATGGCGAGGCGCTGGACTCCGCGGAGCTCTACAACCCGGTCACCAACAAGTGGACAGATGCGGGGACGCTGGTCTCTGGAGCCCGGGCTTCCCATGCCGCGCTCGAGTTGCCCGCGACCGAAGAAATCCTGGTGGTGGGAGGGGGGACCGGTCCGAACGGTGGGCTGAAGAGCGCGGACATCTATTCGTGCCGCGACGGCTCCTGGAGGCGCGCGGCGGAGCTCAATGTCCCTCGCAACGCGCTGTCATTGACCCTGGTGAATGGGAAGGCGGTGGCGATTGGCGGCTTCAACGAAACCGGCGCGCTGGGCTCCATGGAGGTCTATGACCCGAACCAGCCCGACTCGGGCTGGAAGCCGCTGCCGAAGTCTCTCTCCGTGAAGCGCAATGGCCATGTGGCGACCCCATTGGGCGAGGGACGGGTGCTCGTCACGGGTTCCGTCGAAGGCGCCGCCAGCGCGGGGGTGGAGCTCCTCGACATGCACGGACTCTCTTCCGTGACGGCCCTGGAAAGCATGAAGGAGGCGCGCTTCGGCCACACGGCGACGGAGCTGTTCTCCGGACAGGTGCTCGTCACCGGTGGGTGGAAGGATTCCAAGGAGGAGACGCCACGAGCCTCCGCGGAGCTCTACACGCCTGGGCGCGGTTGGACCCTCATCGCCCCGATGACGACGGCGCGTGCCTTCCATACGGCCACGCTCCTGGATTCGGGCCAGGTGCTCGTGGTTGGAGGCTTCGCGCCCATGGGTGTGGGCATCGTGCCGACCACGGAGCTGTACAATCCTCCAGCCGAGTGA
- a CDS encoding class I SAM-dependent methyltransferase produces the protein MSSTASPLAAPEPWDLVAPEYVRELLPVFETFARDALSRTGAGPGQRVVDVAAGPGTLSLLAARQGVHVTAVDFSPQMIAFLRERATAAKLSIDARIGDGMALELPERTFDAAYSLFGLMFFPDRPRGFRELYRVLRPGGHAVVSSWQPMQGSRTINAFFQSLAEIMGGGGGPRDGKMPLSDPETCEQEMSDAGFTQVAVHQASASVEYPSTVEMVDVMVRSSAPIVLMAKGMGDQWPPIQQALREKVRALLGDGPQTVLFQAYLTTGVRPASTP, from the coding sequence ATGTCCTCGACCGCCTCACCTCTCGCCGCTCCCGAGCCCTGGGACCTCGTCGCGCCCGAGTACGTCCGCGAGCTGCTCCCCGTGTTCGAGACCTTCGCGCGGGACGCGCTGTCACGCACGGGTGCCGGGCCCGGACAGCGCGTGGTGGACGTGGCCGCGGGACCGGGCACCCTCTCCCTGCTCGCGGCACGTCAAGGCGTCCACGTGACGGCGGTGGACTTCTCGCCCCAGATGATTGCATTCCTGCGTGAGCGCGCGACAGCGGCGAAGCTGAGCATCGACGCGCGCATCGGCGACGGCATGGCATTGGAGCTGCCCGAACGGACGTTCGATGCGGCCTACTCCCTCTTCGGCCTGATGTTCTTCCCCGACCGCCCGCGCGGCTTCCGCGAGCTGTATCGCGTGCTGCGCCCCGGCGGCCACGCCGTCGTGTCCAGCTGGCAGCCCATGCAGGGCTCCCGCACCATCAACGCCTTCTTCCAGAGCCTCGCGGAAATCATGGGCGGCGGCGGTGGACCTCGCGATGGGAAGATGCCCCTGTCGGACCCGGAGACGTGTGAGCAGGAGATGTCCGACGCGGGCTTCACCCAGGTCGCCGTGCATCAGGCCAGCGCCTCCGTCGAGTACCCCTCCACCGTGGAGATGGTGGACGTCATGGTGCGCTCGAGCGCGCCCATCGTCCTGATGGCGAAGGGCATGGGCGACCAGTGGCCCCCCATCCAGCAGGCCCTGCGCGAGAAGGTCCGCGCCCTCCTGGGCGACGGCCCTCAGACGGTCCTGTTCCAGGCATACCTCACCACCGGCGTCCGTCCGGCGAGCACTCCCTGA
- a CDS encoding CHASE domain-containing protein — protein sequence MRGRLEGDRLALEARDDSVPNPSTSHPRRNAPALGALLMGLLITAVATAYVQRGVDLRREQRFENAVQDGTAALLQRMDMYQAMLLGTRGVFSGSQKVERTEFRAYVESLEARQRYPGIQSIGFAQWLQRDHLARHEAQTRAEGLPGYQVRPTGSRPEYAVVVMLEPFNPRNAALLGLDVLAEPAHQPALRRAMESGQPSATGLVWQAPVAGEEPEARAGFLVYVPLYSPPEPRTPEARRAQLEGFVFGAFDMRDLVEGLRFQGFQTVIDLDIYDGMEVREAALLYTSSRPRPAAGPRRGALNEQLTVHIDGTPWTLVFTTRQFFLEVTRSTHPATVAGCGLVMSLLLFLVTRAQVNARDSAEQASVEQQRLASEAQAAVRVRDEFLSVAAHELRTPLTSLKLQLQLLFRQLHQDGPLDTERLERGVETCERQMTRLTKLVDSLLDVSRLSSGRMELQLEPLELGELVREMARRFEMEAQAAGVRLDVDTPQPITGRWDRLRLEQVITNLVSNALKYGHGAPVDVRVRGNEHEARLEVQDRGIGIAPEDAGRVFDRFERAVSSRHYGGLGLGLFITRQLVEAHGGSIYLESTPGQGTTFIVHLPRAGQGGGA from the coding sequence GTGCGGGGACGGCTTGAAGGGGACCGGCTCGCACTCGAAGCTCGGGACGACTCCGTGCCGAATCCCTCGACCTCCCACCCCCGCCGCAACGCCCCCGCGCTCGGCGCCTTGCTGATGGGACTGCTCATCACCGCCGTGGCCACCGCCTACGTGCAGCGGGGCGTGGACCTGCGCCGGGAGCAGCGCTTCGAGAACGCCGTCCAGGACGGCACCGCGGCCCTGCTGCAGCGCATGGACATGTACCAGGCCATGCTGCTGGGCACGCGAGGGGTGTTCAGCGGCAGCCAGAAGGTGGAGCGGACGGAGTTCCGCGCGTACGTCGAGAGCCTGGAGGCGCGGCAGCGCTATCCCGGCATCCAGAGCATCGGCTTCGCCCAGTGGCTTCAGCGGGACCACCTCGCGCGGCACGAGGCCCAGACGCGCGCGGAGGGACTCCCCGGCTACCAGGTGCGCCCCACGGGGTCCCGGCCCGAGTACGCCGTCGTCGTCATGCTGGAGCCCTTCAACCCGCGCAACGCCGCGCTGCTGGGCCTGGACGTGCTGGCGGAGCCCGCGCATCAGCCCGCGCTGCGACGCGCGATGGAGTCCGGGCAGCCGTCGGCCACGGGGCTGGTGTGGCAGGCGCCCGTGGCGGGCGAGGAACCGGAGGCCCGCGCGGGCTTCCTCGTCTATGTGCCGCTCTACTCGCCCCCGGAGCCGCGGACGCCCGAGGCCCGCCGCGCCCAGTTGGAGGGCTTCGTCTTCGGCGCCTTCGACATGCGCGACCTCGTGGAGGGCCTGCGCTTCCAGGGCTTCCAGACCGTCATCGACCTGGACATCTACGACGGGATGGAGGTGCGGGAGGCGGCGCTGCTCTACACCTCCTCGCGCCCTCGCCCGGCCGCGGGGCCCCGGCGCGGCGCCCTGAACGAGCAGCTCACGGTCCACATCGATGGAACCCCGTGGACGCTGGTGTTCACCACGCGCCAGTTCTTCCTGGAGGTGACGCGCTCCACCCACCCGGCCACCGTGGCGGGATGCGGGCTGGTGATGTCGCTGCTCCTGTTCCTCGTCACCCGCGCGCAGGTGAACGCGCGCGACTCCGCGGAGCAGGCCAGCGTGGAGCAGCAGCGGCTGGCGAGCGAGGCCCAGGCCGCGGTGCGGGTGCGCGACGAGTTCCTCAGCGTGGCCGCGCATGAGCTGCGCACGCCCCTCACCTCGCTGAAGCTCCAGCTCCAGCTGCTCTTCCGGCAGCTGCACCAGGACGGGCCGCTGGACACGGAGCGCCTGGAGCGCGGCGTGGAGACGTGTGAGCGACAGATGACGCGGCTGACCAAGCTGGTGGACAGCCTGCTGGACGTCTCACGCCTGTCGAGCGGGAGGATGGAGCTTCAGCTGGAGCCGCTGGAGCTGGGGGAGCTGGTGCGGGAGATGGCCCGGCGCTTCGAGATGGAGGCGCAGGCCGCGGGCGTGCGGCTGGACGTGGACACGCCCCAGCCCATCACGGGGCGATGGGACCGGCTCCGGCTGGAGCAGGTCATCACCAACCTGGTGTCCAACGCGCTGAAGTATGGGCATGGCGCGCCCGTGGACGTGCGCGTCCGAGGCAACGAGCACGAGGCCCGGCTGGAGGTCCAGGACCGGGGCATCGGCATCGCGCCCGAGGACGCGGGGCGCGTCTTCGACCGCTTCGAGCGCGCCGTGTCCAGCCGCCACTACGGCGGACTGGGACTGGGGCTGTTCATCACCCGCCAGCTCGTCGAGGCGCATGGCGGCAGCATCTATCTGGAGAGCACTCCGGGGCAGGGGACCACCTTCATCGTCCACCTGCCCCGTGCCGGCCAAGGCGGCGGGGCGTGA
- a CDS encoding phytoene desaturase family protein, whose translation MVRHVIVVGAGPGGLSAAINLAGQGFRVTVVEKDPVPGGRMKGLTLGASGEYALDTGPSILQLPGVLERIFERAGRRLADYAKLVPLDVNTRVHFWDGTHLDTSRHAARMEAEVSRFGPSQVEALRRWLAEGREKYGVAYEKFICTHAGGLGYYAPWRLAPTLRFKPWQTLYRHLDSFFHDDRLTYALAYPSKYLGLHPTTCSSVFSVIPFLELAFGVWHVEGGFRALARGMMRCAQDLGATFRLGAPVERVRVEAGRAVGVKLVGGEVLDADAVVMNADLPYAATKLVPAEAREGSRLTDAALERAKYSCSTFMAYYGLDTRYDALPHHLIYLSEAAKRTDRDALEDRHVDVDDPPFYVCNPSVTDASGAPSGHSTLYVLVPTPNTARPVDWEKTQATLRERIPDMLAKVGLKGVRQHLREERYFTAETWRDDFNVFRGAVFNLSHTWMQLGPLRPRVKSPEVEGLYWVGGGTHPGSGLLTIMESANIAADYLTREAGQGPLPGWPYVPPLEDAPAAVRELQARAG comes from the coding sequence ATGGTGCGTCACGTCATCGTCGTGGGAGCAGGACCGGGAGGTCTGTCCGCCGCCATCAACCTGGCGGGTCAGGGCTTCCGGGTCACCGTGGTGGAGAAGGACCCGGTGCCCGGCGGGCGGATGAAGGGCCTGACGCTGGGGGCCTCGGGTGAGTACGCGCTGGACACCGGCCCCTCCATCCTCCAGCTCCCCGGGGTGCTGGAGCGCATCTTCGAGCGGGCCGGCCGACGGCTGGCGGACTACGCGAAGCTGGTCCCCCTGGACGTGAACACCCGGGTGCACTTCTGGGATGGCACCCACCTGGACACCAGCCGCCACGCGGCGCGCATGGAGGCGGAGGTGTCCCGCTTCGGGCCGTCCCAGGTGGAGGCGCTGCGCCGGTGGCTGGCGGAGGGGCGTGAGAAGTACGGCGTGGCGTACGAGAAGTTCATCTGCACGCACGCGGGCGGCCTCGGGTACTACGCGCCCTGGAGGCTCGCGCCCACGCTGCGCTTCAAGCCCTGGCAGACGCTGTACCGGCACCTGGACTCCTTCTTCCACGATGACCGGCTGACGTACGCGCTGGCGTATCCGTCCAAGTACCTGGGCCTGCACCCGACGACGTGCTCGTCGGTGTTCAGCGTGATTCCGTTCCTGGAGCTGGCCTTCGGCGTGTGGCACGTGGAGGGCGGCTTCCGCGCGCTGGCGCGGGGGATGATGCGCTGTGCCCAGGACCTGGGCGCCACCTTCCGCCTGGGCGCGCCGGTGGAGCGCGTGCGCGTGGAGGCGGGCCGCGCGGTGGGCGTGAAGCTGGTGGGCGGCGAGGTGCTGGACGCGGACGCCGTCGTGATGAACGCGGACCTGCCCTACGCGGCGACGAAGCTCGTCCCCGCCGAGGCGCGCGAGGGCTCGCGCCTGACCGACGCCGCGCTCGAGCGGGCGAAGTACTCGTGCAGCACCTTCATGGCGTACTACGGGCTGGACACCCGCTACGACGCCCTGCCGCACCACCTCATCTACCTCTCCGAGGCCGCGAAGCGCACGGACCGGGACGCGCTGGAGGACCGGCATGTCGACGTCGACGACCCGCCCTTCTACGTGTGCAACCCCAGCGTGACGGACGCGTCCGGCGCGCCCTCGGGGCACTCCACGCTCTACGTGCTCGTCCCCACGCCGAACACGGCGCGGCCCGTGGACTGGGAGAAGACACAGGCCACGCTGCGCGAGCGCATTCCAGACATGCTCGCGAAGGTGGGACTGAAGGGCGTGCGCCAGCACCTCCGCGAGGAGCGCTACTTCACGGCGGAGACCTGGCGGGATGACTTCAACGTGTTCCGGGGCGCCGTCTTCAATCTCTCACACACGTGGATGCAGCTGGGCCCGCTGCGGCCCCGCGTGAAGAGCCCGGAGGTGGAGGGGCTCTACTGGGTGGGCGGCGGCACGCATCCCGGCAGCGGGCTGCTGACCATCATGGAGAGCGCGAACATCGCCGCGGACTACCTCACGCGCGAGGCGGGGCAGGGGCCCCTGCCGGGCTGGCCCTACGTGCCGCCGCTGGAGGATGCACCGGCGGCGGTGCGGGAGCTCCAGGCCCGCGCGGGCTGA